In one Pseudomonas sp. SG20056 genomic region, the following are encoded:
- a CDS encoding helicase: MKFRFLLWMLGRLMAKASRENPAFQQQLADRNMVFQLHTLDGKVARHFIVKDQRITSKRGPAIEPAFALGFKDAAYGFATMNAKNKQLAFMQGIQNKDIQIQGNPALVIWFQGLTKYLMPKKKDAAKKAA; this comes from the coding sequence ATGAAATTCCGTTTTCTTCTGTGGATGCTGGGCCGTCTGATGGCCAAGGCCAGCCGTGAAAACCCGGCATTCCAACAGCAACTGGCTGACCGCAATATGGTCTTTCAGCTGCACACTCTGGACGGTAAAGTCGCCCGTCACTTCATCGTCAAAGACCAGCGCATCACCAGCAAGCGCGGCCCGGCTATTGAGCCTGCCTTCGCCCTTGGCTTCAAAGATGCCGCCTACGGCTTCGCCACCATGAACGCGAAAAACAAGCAGTTGGCGTTTATGCAGGGCATCCAGAACAAGGATATCCAGATTCAAGGCAACCCGGCGTTGGTGATCTGGTTCCAGGGTCTGACCAAATACCTGATGCCGAAAAAGAAAGACGCTGCCAAAAAAGCTGCCTGA
- a CDS encoding HU family DNA-binding protein translates to MRKPELAAAIADKADLTKDQANRVLNAVLEEITNALNRKDSVTLVGFGTFVQRHRGARTGKNPQTGEPVKIKASNTVAFKPGKSLKDAVN, encoded by the coding sequence ATGCGTAAACCGGAACTCGCCGCCGCCATCGCCGATAAGGCGGATCTGACTAAAGATCAGGCAAACCGTGTACTTAACGCGGTACTCGAAGAAATCACCAACGCACTGAACCGCAAGGACAGCGTCACCCTGGTGGGCTTCGGTACTTTCGTGCAACGCCACCGCGGTGCTCGCACCGGTAAAAATCCGCAAACCGGCGAGCCGGTAAAGATCAAGGCCAGCAACACCGTCGCCTTCAAACCGGGCAAGTCCCTGAAAGACGCGGTCAACTGA
- a CDS encoding FAD-dependent oxidoreductase: protein MSAPVVIVGTGLAGYNLAREFRKLDSETPLLLITADDGRSYSKPMLSTGFAKNKDADGLSMAEPGAMADQLNAEIRTHTRISGIDAGHKQLWIGEEAVPYRDLILAWGAEVIRVPVEGDADDAIFSINDLEDYARFRSAAAGKQRVLLLGAGLIGCEFANDLSLGGYQVELVAPCEQVMPGLLHPAAAAAVQAGLEGLGARFHLGPVLASLNHKGDALEAHLSDGTLIECDLVLSAVGLRPRIELAAAAGLAVNRGVVVDRQLRTSHANIYAMGDCAEVDGINLLYVMPLMTSARALAQTLAGTPTAVSYGPMPVTVKTPVCPLVVSPPPRGLQGEWSVEGSGADIKALCHDSSGALLGYALTGTAVQDKLALNKLLPALLA, encoded by the coding sequence ATGAGTGCACCTGTCGTCATCGTCGGCACCGGCCTGGCCGGCTACAACCTGGCCCGTGAGTTCCGCAAGCTGGACAGCGAGACTCCGCTGCTGCTGATCACCGCTGACGACGGTCGCTCGTATTCCAAACCCATGCTGTCCACCGGCTTTGCCAAAAACAAGGATGCCGATGGCCTGAGCATGGCCGAACCGGGCGCCATGGCCGATCAGCTCAACGCGGAAATTCGCACCCATACCCGCATCAGCGGCATCGATGCGGGCCACAAGCAGCTGTGGATCGGCGAAGAGGCTGTGCCTTATCGCGACCTGATCCTGGCCTGGGGCGCCGAGGTGATTCGTGTGCCGGTCGAAGGTGATGCCGATGATGCGATTTTCTCGATCAATGATCTGGAGGATTACGCGCGTTTTCGTAGCGCCGCTGCAGGCAAGCAGCGCGTTCTGCTATTGGGCGCCGGGCTGATCGGTTGTGAGTTTGCCAATGACCTGAGCCTGGGCGGCTATCAGGTCGAGCTGGTGGCACCCTGCGAGCAGGTAATGCCCGGCCTGCTGCATCCGGCTGCCGCCGCCGCGGTTCAAGCCGGTCTGGAAGGGTTGGGCGCGCGTTTCCACCTCGGGCCGGTGTTGGCCAGCCTGAATCACAAAGGTGATGCGTTGGAAGCGCATCTGTCCGACGGCACGCTGATTGAGTGCGACCTGGTGCTGTCAGCTGTAGGCCTACGTCCGCGTATTGAGCTGGCCGCTGCCGCCGGGCTGGCGGTCAATCGCGGGGTGGTGGTCGACCGCCAGCTGCGTACCTCCCACGCCAATATCTATGCCATGGGCGATTGCGCTGAGGTTGATGGGATCAACCTGCTCTATGTCATGCCGCTGATGACCAGCGCCCGTGCCCTGGCGCAAACCCTGGCTGGTACGCCGACGGCGGTAAGCTACGGGCCGATGCCGGTCACGGTAAAAACCCCGGTCTGTCCGCTGGTGGTATCGCCGCCACCGCGCGGCCTGCAAGGCGAGTGGAGCGTTGAAGGCAGCGGCGCCGATATAAAGGCGCTGTGCCATGACAGCAGTGGCGCGCTACTCGGCTACGCGCTCACCGGTACGGCCGTGCAGGATAAATTGGCCCTGAATAAGCTATTGCCTGCGCTTTTGGCCTGA
- a CDS encoding rubredoxin — protein sequence MRKWQCVVCGFIYDEALGLPEEGIAPGTAWEDIPADWLCPDCGVGKLDFEMIEIA from the coding sequence ATGCGTAAGTGGCAGTGTGTGGTGTGCGGTTTTATCTATGACGAAGCCCTCGGCCTGCCCGAGGAAGGCATCGCCCCTGGTACGGCCTGGGAAGACATTCCCGCCGATTGGCTGTGCCCTGATTGTGGCGTCGGCAAGCTGGATTTCGAGATGATCGAAATCGCCTGA
- a CDS encoding rubredoxin has protein sequence MKKWQCVVCGLIYDESQGWPDEGIAAGTLWQDVPEDWLCPDCGVGKLDFEMIEIG, from the coding sequence ATGAAGAAGTGGCAATGTGTGGTCTGTGGACTGATTTACGACGAGAGCCAAGGCTGGCCTGATGAAGGCATCGCCGCCGGTACACTCTGGCAAGATGTCCCGGAAGACTGGCTGTGCCCTGACTGTGGCGTGGGCAAGCTGGATTTTGAAATGATCGAAATCGGCTAA
- a CDS encoding chorismate lyase, with protein sequence MPHTALAHPPRWLTASQLHPAPTAAVRDWLFNEDSLTRRLTALSANGFSVTPLHEGWQRLRNDECSALGVVNGSQGWVREVYLRGHDQPWVFARSVAARSALEGSGLALDQLGSRSLGELLFSDRAFDRGELQVCRYPAQWLPAEAYSERLWARRSCFSRGALGVLVAEVFLPAFWQATEVDTP encoded by the coding sequence GTGCCCCACACCGCTCTCGCTCATCCGCCGCGCTGGCTGACTGCCAGCCAACTGCACCCTGCGCCCACTGCTGCGGTGCGCGACTGGCTGTTCAATGAGGACTCGCTGACGCGGCGACTGACCGCTCTTTCCGCCAATGGCTTCAGCGTCACCCCGCTGCACGAAGGCTGGCAGCGCCTGCGCAACGATGAGTGCAGCGCACTGGGCGTAGTCAACGGTAGCCAGGGCTGGGTGCGCGAAGTGTACCTGCGCGGCCACGACCAGCCCTGGGTCTTTGCCCGTAGCGTGGCAGCCCGTAGCGCACTGGAAGGTTCCGGCCTGGCGCTGGACCAACTCGGCAGCCGTTCACTGGGTGAGTTGCTGTTCAGCGACCGCGCCTTTGACCGTGGCGAACTGCAGGTGTGCCGCTACCCGGCGCAGTGGCTGCCAGCGGAAGCCTACAGCGAGCGCCTGTGGGCGCGGCGTTCGTGTTTTAGCCGTGGTGCTTTGGGCGTGCTGGTGGCCGAGGTCTTCCTCCCCGCGTTCTGGCAAGCCACCGAGGTCGACACGCCGTAG
- the ubiA gene encoding 4-hydroxybenzoate octaprenyltransferase, with translation MYTRLLHSLNRLHPRAWDFIQLMRLDKPIGIYLLLWPTLWALWVAAEGVPSVKNLLIFVFGVILMRAAGCVINDYADRNFDGHVSRTKARPLASGKVQPREALILFAVLVAASFVLVLFTNATTIWLSFGGLALAACYPFMKRYTFYPQVVLGAAFSWGMPMAFTAETGSLPAEAWLLYIANLLWTVAYDTYYAMADREDDLKIGVRSTAILFGDADRLIIVILQGLALLCLLLAAARFELGLYFHLGLLAAAGCFAWEFHKTRNRKPMACFNAFLHNHWAGLAIFIGLVVDYAVRG, from the coding sequence ATGTATACCCGCCTGCTGCATTCACTCAACCGCCTGCACCCACGCGCCTGGGACTTTATCCAGCTGATGCGCCTGGACAAGCCCATCGGCATCTATTTGCTGCTGTGGCCAACGCTGTGGGCCTTGTGGGTGGCGGCCGAAGGCGTACCGAGCGTGAAAAACCTGCTGATCTTCGTGTTCGGGGTGATTCTGATGCGCGCCGCCGGCTGCGTAATCAACGACTACGCCGACCGCAACTTCGACGGCCATGTCAGCCGTACCAAGGCCCGCCCGCTGGCCAGTGGCAAGGTACAGCCACGGGAGGCGCTGATCCTGTTCGCTGTACTGGTAGCAGCCAGCTTCGTACTGGTGCTGTTTACCAACGCCACCACCATCTGGCTGTCCTTTGGTGGGCTGGCCCTGGCCGCCTGCTACCCCTTTATGAAGCGCTACACCTTCTACCCGCAGGTAGTGCTGGGTGCGGCATTTTCCTGGGGTATGCCCATGGCTTTCACTGCCGAAACCGGCAGCCTGCCAGCGGAAGCCTGGCTGCTGTATATCGCCAACCTGCTGTGGACAGTGGCCTACGACACCTACTACGCCATGGCCGACCGCGAGGACGACCTGAAGATCGGCGTGCGCTCTACCGCCATTCTGTTTGGCGATGCCGACCGCCTGATCATCGTCATCCTCCAGGGCCTGGCGCTGCTCTGCCTGCTGCTGGCGGCGGCGCGCTTCGAGCTGGGCTTGTACTTCCACCTCGGTCTGCTGGCCGCGGCCGGCTGCTTTGCCTGGGAGTTTCACAAGACCCGCAACCGCAAGCCAATGGCCTGCTTCAATGCCTTTCTGCACAACCATTGGGCTGGTCTGGCAATCTTTATCGGCCTGGTAGTGGACTACGCTGTGCGCGGCTAG
- the phoB gene encoding phosphate regulon transcriptional regulator PhoB: MVGKNILIVDDEAPIREMIAVALEMAGYECLEAENTQQAHAIIVDRKPDLILLDWMLPGTSGIELARRLKRDELTGDIPIIMLTAKGEEDNKIQGLEVGADDYITKPFSPRELVARLKAVLRRAGPTDSEGPIEVGGLLLDPVSHRVTIDGKPAEMGPTEYRLLQFFMTHQERAYTRGQLLDQVWGGNVYVEERTVDVHIRRLRKALGEVYENLVQTVRGTGYRFSTKS; the protein is encoded by the coding sequence ATGGTTGGCAAGAACATCCTGATCGTCGATGACGAAGCACCGATCCGTGAAATGATCGCCGTGGCCCTGGAAATGGCCGGCTACGAGTGCCTGGAAGCGGAAAATACCCAGCAGGCACATGCCATCATCGTCGACCGCAAACCCGATCTGATCCTGCTTGACTGGATGCTCCCTGGCACCAGCGGCATCGAACTGGCGCGTCGCCTCAAGCGCGATGAGCTGACCGGCGACATCCCGATCATCATGCTCACCGCCAAGGGCGAAGAGGACAACAAGATCCAGGGCCTGGAAGTCGGTGCCGACGACTACATCACCAAGCCGTTCTCCCCGCGCGAACTGGTCGCCCGCCTGAAAGCCGTGCTGCGCCGCGCTGGACCGACCGACAGTGAAGGGCCGATCGAAGTCGGCGGCCTGCTGCTCGACCCAGTCAGCCACCGCGTCACCATCGACGGCAAACCGGCCGAGATGGGCCCCACCGAATACCGCCTGCTGCAGTTCTTTATGACTCACCAGGAGCGCGCCTACACCCGTGGCCAGCTGCTGGATCAGGTCTGGGGCGGCAACGTGTATGTCGAGGAGCGCACTGTCGACGTGCATATCCGTCGCCTGCGCAAAGCCCTCGGCGAGGTTTACGAAAATCTGGTGCAAACCGTGCGCGGCACCGGCTATCGTTTTTCCACCAAGAGCTAA
- the phoR gene encoding phosphate regulon sensor histidine kinase PhoR gives MNQDWRGPLIRRLLLLVGVCLLLGLITGEYAWTLLLGLAGYLGWHLQQLLRLHKWLRTRQGDEAPPDGYGLWGEVFDSIYHLQRRDQKVRGRLQAVIDRVQESTAALKDAVIMLDRDGNLEWWNIAAEKLLGLKTPQDSGQQITNLVRDPRFIEYFENHNYNEPLELPSPVSDRVRLQFHITQYGNREHLMLVRDITRLYQLEQMRKDFVANVSHELRTPLTVISGYLETLLDNVEDVNPRWLRALQQMQQQGGRMQNLLNDLLLLAKLEATDYPSDNQPVAVDLLLLSIKNDAQALSGERHHRISLEADPHLKLKGSETELRSAFSNLVFNAVKYTPDEGSIQIRWWGDEQGAHLSVQDSGLGIEAKHLPRLTERFYRVDSSRASNTGGTGLGLAIVKHVLLRHRARLDIVSNLGKGSTFTCHFPTQQVVRRGQ, from the coding sequence TTGAATCAAGACTGGCGCGGCCCCCTGATACGTCGCTTGTTGCTTCTGGTCGGTGTCTGCCTGCTGCTCGGGCTGATTACCGGCGAATATGCCTGGACCCTGCTCCTCGGCCTGGCCGGCTACCTCGGCTGGCACCTGCAGCAACTGCTGCGCCTGCACAAATGGCTGCGCACCCGCCAGGGTGACGAAGCGCCGCCCGATGGCTACGGCCTGTGGGGCGAAGTGTTCGACAGCATCTACCACCTGCAGCGCCGCGACCAGAAAGTCCGCGGCCGCCTGCAGGCGGTAATCGACCGCGTGCAGGAGTCCACCGCTGCGCTTAAAGATGCGGTGATCATGCTCGACCGCGACGGCAACCTGGAATGGTGGAATATCGCCGCTGAGAAACTGCTGGGCCTGAAAACCCCACAGGACAGCGGCCAGCAGATCACCAACCTGGTACGCGACCCGCGATTTATCGAATATTTCGAGAACCACAACTACAACGAGCCGCTGGAGCTGCCCTCACCGGTCAGCGATCGTGTGCGCCTGCAATTCCATATCACCCAGTACGGCAACCGCGAACACCTGATGCTGGTGCGCGACATCACCCGCCTGTATCAGCTGGAGCAGATGCGTAAGGACTTCGTTGCCAACGTCTCCCACGAGCTGCGCACCCCACTGACAGTGATAAGCGGCTACCTGGAAACCCTGCTGGATAACGTCGAGGACGTGAATCCGCGCTGGCTGCGCGCCCTGCAGCAGATGCAGCAGCAAGGCGGACGCATGCAGAACCTGCTCAACGATCTGCTGTTGCTGGCCAAGCTGGAAGCCACCGATTACCCCTCGGACAACCAGCCAGTGGCCGTCGATCTGCTGCTGCTGAGCATCAAGAACGATGCCCAGGCGCTGTCCGGCGAGCGTCATCACCGCATCAGCCTGGAAGCAGACCCGCACCTCAAGCTCAAGGGCAGCGAAACCGAGCTGCGCAGCGCCTTCTCCAACCTGGTGTTCAACGCGGTGAAATACACCCCGGATGAAGGCAGCATCCAGATTCGCTGGTGGGGCGATGAACAGGGCGCGCACCTCAGCGTGCAGGACAGCGGCCTGGGTATCGAAGCCAAACATCTGCCGCGTCTGACCGAGCGCTTCTACCGGGTCGATTCCAGTCGCGCCAGCAACACCGGCGGCACAGGTCTGGGCCTGGCCATCGTCAAGCATGTACTGCTGCGCCACCGCGCGCGGCTGGATATCGTCAGCAACCTGGGCAAGGGCAGCACCTTCACCTGCCACTTCCCCACGCAGCAAGTGGTACGGCGCGGCCAGTAA
- a CDS encoding hemolysin family protein, translated as MDPSTSYVASNYFADFGLVLFALFLVLLNGFFVAAEFAIVKLRATKVDALAEKNGWRGHILRTVHNQLDAYLSACQLGITLASLGLGWVGEPAFAHLLEPLLASIGIESPKLVHGIAFFTAFFIISYLHIVVGELAPKSWAIRKPELLSLWTAAPLYMFYWAMYPAIFLLNASANAILRVAGQGEPGPHHEHHYSRDELKLILHSSRASDPSDQDMRVLASAVELGELEVVDWANSREDLVSLPLTAALDEVFSVFRRHKYSRYPIYDDTSGEYVGVLHIKDLLLHLSLLEMLPSALKLAELMHPIERVGRHMPLSTLLEQFRIGGSHFALVEEADGKVIGYLTMEDVLEALVGDIQDEHRKAERGILAYQPGKLLVRGDTPLAKVERLLGVDLDHVEAETLAGLIYDTLKRMPEEEEVLEVDGLRIIVKKMKGPKIVLAKVLKLD; from the coding sequence ATGGACCCCTCCACGAGTTACGTCGCCAGCAACTATTTCGCCGATTTCGGCCTCGTTCTATTCGCTCTGTTTCTAGTGCTGCTCAACGGCTTCTTCGTTGCTGCCGAGTTCGCCATCGTCAAACTGCGCGCCACCAAGGTCGATGCCCTGGCGGAAAAAAATGGCTGGCGCGGACATATCCTGCGCACCGTACACAACCAGCTCGACGCCTACCTCTCAGCCTGTCAGCTGGGTATCACCCTGGCCTCCCTCGGCCTCGGCTGGGTCGGCGAACCGGCCTTTGCCCACCTGCTCGAACCGCTGCTGGCGAGTATCGGCATTGAATCGCCGAAGCTGGTGCATGGCATCGCCTTCTTTACCGCGTTCTTTATCATTTCCTACCTGCATATCGTGGTCGGCGAGCTGGCGCCCAAGTCCTGGGCCATCCGCAAACCCGAGCTGCTGTCGCTGTGGACGGCCGCGCCGCTGTACATGTTCTACTGGGCCATGTACCCGGCGATCTTCCTGCTCAACGCCAGCGCCAATGCCATTCTGCGCGTGGCCGGCCAGGGCGAGCCGGGGCCGCACCATGAGCACCACTACAGCCGCGACGAACTCAAGCTGATCCTCCACTCCAGCCGCGCCAGCGACCCCAGCGACCAGGACATGCGCGTACTGGCCTCGGCCGTGGAGTTGGGCGAACTGGAAGTAGTGGACTGGGCCAACTCCCGTGAGGACCTAGTGTCCCTGCCGCTCACAGCCGCACTGGATGAAGTGTTCAGCGTATTCCGCCGGCACAAGTACAGCCGCTACCCGATCTACGACGACACCAGCGGCGAATACGTCGGCGTGCTGCATATCAAGGACCTGCTGCTGCACCTGTCGCTGCTGGAAATGCTGCCCTCGGCGCTGAAACTGGCCGAACTGATGCACCCGATCGAGCGAGTCGGTCGGCATATGCCGCTGTCCACCCTGCTGGAGCAGTTCCGCATCGGCGGCTCGCACTTCGCCCTGGTCGAAGAAGCCGATGGCAAGGTGATCGGCTACCTGACCATGGAAGACGTGCTGGAAGCTCTGGTTGGCGATATTCAGGACGAACACCGCAAGGCCGAACGCGGCATCCTCGCCTATCAGCCTGGCAAACTGCTGGTGCGCGGTGATACGCCACTGGCCAAGGTCGAACGCCTGCTCGGCGTCGACCTCGATCACGTCGAAGCGGAAACCCTTGCAGGACTGATCTACGACACGCTCAAGCGCATGCCCGAGGAAGAGGAAGTGCTGGAAGTCGACGGCCTACGGATCATCGTGAAAAAGATGAAAGGCCCGAAGATCGTACTGGCCAAAGTGCTGAAGCTGGATTGA
- a CDS encoding peptidoglycan DD-metalloendopeptidase family protein: MLGRLILLCSLLTLAGQAAALTIYKYTDANGVVTYTDQAAPGAQVFVFRDRMVERLDNQVKLETKKHEAGETLLVRNDLHAPVQIELRLEATDNVTGVPNKPISWVLPPRSNIRLATLAPRDASKPMRYTPKLRYAMGDPRLLPTQKSYPLPWRGGPFRLTQGANGKYSHFTPKGRYAMDIAMPEGTPIVAARGGIVVKTENQQSGRGNNPSGNYVRILHDDGTMGVYLHLMKGSVAVSEGSRVRAGSMLARSGNTGNSTGPHLHFVVQRNVGLALESIPFNFAQPVNSLPNFAVGGE, translated from the coding sequence ATGCTAGGGCGTCTGATACTTCTCTGCAGTTTGTTGACCCTTGCCGGCCAGGCAGCGGCGTTGACTATTTACAAGTACACCGATGCCAACGGCGTGGTCACCTATACCGACCAGGCCGCGCCCGGTGCGCAGGTATTCGTGTTCCGCGACCGCATGGTTGAGCGCCTGGACAACCAGGTAAAGCTGGAAACCAAGAAGCACGAAGCCGGTGAAACCCTGTTGGTACGTAACGACCTGCATGCCCCCGTGCAGATCGAACTGCGTCTGGAGGCCACGGATAACGTCACCGGTGTGCCGAACAAGCCGATCAGTTGGGTGCTGCCGCCGCGCAGCAATATCCGCCTGGCCACCCTGGCCCCGCGTGATGCCAGCAAACCCATGCGCTATACCCCCAAGCTGCGCTACGCCATGGGCGATCCGCGCCTGCTGCCGACGCAGAAGAGCTACCCGCTGCCATGGCGCGGCGGTCCGTTCCGCCTGACCCAGGGTGCCAATGGCAAGTACAGCCACTTCACCCCCAAAGGCCGTTACGCCATGGATATCGCCATGCCCGAAGGCACGCCGATTGTTGCGGCACGCGGCGGCATTGTGGTGAAAACCGAGAATCAGCAGAGCGGGCGCGGCAACAACCCGTCTGGCAACTATGTGCGCATCCTGCATGACGACGGCACCATGGGCGTTTACCTGCACCTGATGAAGGGCTCGGTGGCGGTCAGCGAAGGCAGCCGCGTGCGTGCCGGCAGTATGCTCGCGCGTTCCGGCAATACCGGCAACAGTACCGGCCCGCACCTGCATTTCGTGGTGCAACGCAATGTCGGCCTGGCGTTGGAGTCGATCCCCTTCAACTTCGCCCAGCCGGTCAACAGCCTGCCTAACTTCGCCGTTGGCGGCGAATAA
- a CDS encoding response regulator: MSKVSVLVVDDATFIRDLVKKGLRDHFPGIQIEEAVNGRKALQMLTRQPVDLILCDWEMPEMSGLELLTWCREQDSLKIVPFIMVTSRGDKENVVQAIQAGVSDFIGKPFSNEQLITKVKKALSRAGKLQALMSSAPPKMLSSGAFANDSLSALTGGKADVVKPAAGPAVQAAAAFAGKPTAKAPAVSAPSGRGQGQLRLPGGASMSCVIKALSLKEALLVVKRTEELPQVLESAVLDLEQGEAAETARLNGYLHAVAAFEPKPDSEWLQLTFRFVDRDPQKLDYISRLIARGTAQKHFSPGA; this comes from the coding sequence ATGAGCAAAGTCAGCGTGCTGGTAGTGGACGACGCAACCTTTATCCGCGATTTGGTGAAAAAGGGGTTGCGCGACCACTTTCCAGGCATCCAGATCGAAGAAGCCGTCAACGGGCGCAAAGCCCTGCAGATGCTGACACGCCAGCCGGTCGACCTGATTCTTTGTGACTGGGAAATGCCGGAAATGTCCGGCCTAGAACTGCTCACCTGGTGCCGCGAACAGGACAGCCTGAAAATCGTCCCGTTTATCATGGTCACCAGCCGCGGTGACAAAGAAAACGTGGTGCAGGCGATTCAGGCCGGCGTTTCCGACTTTATCGGCAAACCCTTTTCCAATGAGCAATTGATCACCAAGGTGAAGAAGGCCCTCAGCCGTGCCGGCAAGTTGCAGGCCCTGATGTCCAGTGCCCCGCCGAAAATGCTCAGCAGCGGCGCCTTCGCCAACGACTCGTTATCCGCACTGACTGGCGGCAAGGCCGATGTGGTCAAGCCCGCAGCAGGGCCAGCCGTACAAGCCGCTGCGGCCTTTGCCGGCAAACCTACGGCCAAAGCACCTGCCGTCAGCGCGCCGAGCGGTCGTGGTCAGGGCCAGTTGCGTTTGCCTGGCGGTGCCAGCATGTCCTGCGTGATCAAGGCGCTGAGCCTCAAGGAAGCGCTGCTGGTGGTCAAACGCACCGAGGAGCTGCCGCAGGTGCTGGAAAGCGCCGTGCTCGATCTGGAGCAGGGCGAAGCGGCGGAAACCGCACGGCTCAACGGCTACCTGCATGCTGTCGCGGCCTTTGAGCCAAAACCGGACAGCGAGTGGCTGCAACTGACCTTCAGATTTGTCGACCGCGACCCGCAGAAGCTCGACTACATCTCCCGGCTGATCGCCCGGGGAACTGCGCAGAAGCACTTCAGCCCCGGCGCCTAA
- the phoU gene encoding phosphate signaling complex protein PhoU, with translation MINKENLTQHISQQFNVELEEVRSHLLAMGGLVEKQVNDAVTALIDADSGLAQQVREIDDQINQMERNIDEECVRILARRQPAASDLRLIISISKSVIDLERIGDEATKIAKRAILLCEEGEAPRGYVEVRHIGDQVRRMVQESLDAFARFDADLALSVAQYDKTVDREYKTALRELVTYMMEDPRSIARVLNIIWALRSLERIGDHARNIAELVIYLVRGTDVKHIGLTRMQEEVQGTGKGN, from the coding sequence ATGATCAACAAAGAAAACCTTACCCAGCATATCTCCCAGCAGTTCAACGTCGAGCTGGAGGAGGTGCGCAGCCACCTGCTGGCCATGGGCGGCCTGGTCGAGAAGCAGGTCAACGACGCGGTGACCGCACTGATCGACGCCGACTCCGGTCTGGCTCAGCAGGTGCGCGAGATCGATGACCAGATCAACCAGATGGAACGCAATATCGACGAAGAATGCGTGCGCATTCTCGCTCGTCGTCAGCCTGCCGCGTCCGACCTGCGCCTGATCATCAGTATCTCCAAGTCGGTAATCGATCTCGAACGTATCGGCGACGAAGCCACCAAGATCGCCAAGCGCGCCATCCTGCTGTGCGAAGAAGGCGAAGCACCGCGCGGCTATGTGGAAGTGCGGCACATTGGTGATCAGGTGCGCCGGATGGTGCAGGAGTCGTTGGACGCGTTCGCCCGTTTCGACGCTGACCTGGCCCTGTCGGTGGCGCAGTACGACAAGACCGTCGACCGCGAATACAAGACCGCGCTGCGTGAGCTGGTCACCTACATGATGGAAGACCCGCGCTCGATCGCCCGAGTGCTCAACATCATCTGGGCCCTGCGTTCGCTGGAGCGCATCGGCGACCACGCGCGCAATATCGCCGAACTGGTGATCTACCTGGTACGCGGCACCGACGTGAAACACATCGGCCTGACCCGCATGCAGGAAGAAGTGCAGGGCACCGGCAAGGGCAACTGA
- the pstB gene encoding phosphate ABC transporter ATP-binding protein PstB: protein MQHEAHTHGIDMAALGRDRQGLNMANERVAIDVPGLNLYYGEKQALFDVQMTIPNQRVTAFIGPSGCGKSTLLRTFNRMNDLVDGCRVEGEINLDGKNIYRKGEDVAELRRRVGMVFQKPNPFPKSIYENVVYGLRIQGINQKRVLDEAVEWALKSAALWDEVKDRLHESALGLSGGQQQRLVIARTVAVQPEVLLLDEPCSALDPISTLKVEELIYELKSKYTIVIVTHNMQQAARVSDYTAFMYMGKLIEFGDTDTLFTNPAKKQTEDYITGRYG, encoded by the coding sequence ATGCAGCACGAAGCACACACACACGGTATCGACATGGCGGCCCTCGGCCGCGACCGCCAGGGCTTGAATATGGCCAACGAACGCGTGGCCATCGACGTACCGGGTTTGAACCTGTACTACGGCGAGAAGCAGGCGCTGTTCGACGTGCAGATGACTATCCCCAACCAGCGCGTCACGGCCTTTATCGGCCCGTCTGGTTGTGGCAAGTCGACCCTGCTGCGCACCTTCAACCGCATGAATGATCTGGTTGACGGCTGCCGCGTAGAAGGCGAAATCAACCTCGACGGCAAGAACATCTACCGCAAGGGCGAAGACGTCGCCGAGCTGCGTCGTCGCGTCGGCATGGTGTTCCAGAAGCCCAACCCGTTCCCCAAGAGCATTTACGAGAACGTGGTCTACGGCCTGCGCATCCAGGGCATCAACCAGAAGCGCGTGCTTGATGAGGCCGTGGAATGGGCACTGAAAAGCGCAGCACTGTGGGATGAGGTCAAAGACCGTCTGCACGAGTCGGCACTCGGCCTGTCCGGCGGTCAGCAACAGCGTCTGGTTATCGCCCGGACCGTGGCGGTGCAGCCGGAAGTGCTGCTGCTCGACGAACCGTGCTCGGCGCTGGACCCGATCTCGACACTGAAAGTCGAAGAGCTGATCTACGAACTGAAATCCAAATACACCATCGTCATCGTGACCCACAACATGCAGCAGGCGGCGCGGGTCTCGGATTACACGGCGTTTATGTACATGGGCAAACTGATCGAGTTCGGTGATACCGATACGCTGTTCACCAACCCGGCGAAGAAGCAGACAGAAGACTACATCACCGGCCGTTACGGTTGA